A window from Solanum stenotomum isolate F172 chromosome 5, ASM1918654v1, whole genome shotgun sequence encodes these proteins:
- the LOC125863674 gene encoding uncharacterized protein LOC125863674 — MFRNAIQMLAQSVDNQNNQRALVQENVNVGSATARIRDFVRMNPLEFLGSQVGEDLQNIIDEVKKIFEVEEEKLKDREEFRNKKAKIGNESGQQRNNVTHSSFQQKQQGPAPSSAGAPAPKNKSDYNSQNSQNFRARHAQSQSCMAQGECPKNKQGNDNGGNIAQSSSVTPPAIAESIGATSGAGGGGNNLFTQELVYAL; from the exons ATGTTCAGGAACGCTATTCAGATGTTGGCGCAGAGTGTGgacaaccagaacaatcagcgagCTCTAGTTCAGGAAAATGTTAATGTTGGGTCAGCTACCGCTAGAATCcgagattttgttaggatgaatccgctagagttcttaggatcgcaagTCGGAGAAGATCTGCAAAAcatcattgatgaggtcaagaagatctttgaa gttgaggaagagaagctgaagGATAGGGAGGAGTTTAGAAACAAAAAAGCAAAGATAGgaaatgagtccgggcagcaaagGAATAATGTGACCCATTCGTCCTTTCAGCAAAAGCAacagggacctgctccatcatctgctggtgcacctgcaccaaagaaCAAAAGTGACTACAATAGTCAAAATTCCCAAAACTTTAGAGCTAGACATGCACAGTCGCAAAGTTGTATGGCACAAGGGG agtgtccaaagaacaagcagggtAACGATAATGGGGGCAATatagcccagtcttcttcagttacTCCACCAGCCATAGCTGAATCTataggagctacttcaggggcagGCGGAGGAGGAAACAATTTGTTT acccaggagctaGTTTATGCTTTGTAA